Below is a genomic region from Eupeodes corollae chromosome 1, idEupCoro1.1, whole genome shotgun sequence.
ttcgTGGACAATGGAGAAAaggtaaacaaacattttataaacaaagagtatacatatactcgtattaataataaagtacatttttattctCAGATCTAAACGTTGGACCACTGATGAAACGAAagcatttttgcatttttatgctGCCAGGAAGGAGCAATTTAGCCACCCAAGGAAAAAACGTTCGGCGTATGGAAGCATTGTTGAAGACATGATTGCGGCTGGCTTTGTAATTATTATGAACTTAATTTGATTAACTAATAaatgtttaacatatttttcagGACTCGGGTTTAACATCGCGACATCTTGAGGTAAAGATGCAGACGCTGCTGAGGGCGTACAGAGACGCTAAGGACAATAATGGTAGAACTGGTGCATCTCCTTGTATTGCACCGTTCTTAGAGGAAATGGACGAGCTATTTGGTAAAAAgccaaattttgcaaaaagcgATTCGTATAATTTTGGTGCCAAAAGTGTTTCGGTAAGAGGGTAATTTGTAATgtgaaaatagtttaattatTCAGTTTCATCACCGAATACGTCCTCAGCAGCACCATTATTCAGCTCCTCAGAAACGTTTGAGTCTCCTGTCTCAAATGATTCAGATTTTTTTGATGTGGATGTagagttttttttggaagaagctGCGGCCTGTTCATCTTCAttaccaacaacaacaccaccaccaccaacaccaccaccaccaccaccaccaacaacaacactaCTAACAACAACACCACCGACAACAACTACACCACCAACAAGAACACCAGCAACATCAAGGTCAGCcgcaataaaaaaaaggtcTATGTCAcgcttgtagtacccgtagcatgatggttagtgcgttggactgtcatgcaaggggtcttgggttcaatccctgcctgtgccaccttaatttaaaaaaatagttttcgcgggtactgcctcttgcgaggaattgacaaatccttcaagagtaattcttgtcatgaaaaagtgctttctcaaactagccgttcggattcggcctaaaattgtaggtcccttccattcctgacaacagtactcgcacacaggaatggttgagagttgtaagtcactaggccctggttcacaacggactgttgcgccacaccatTTGATTTGATGTCGCGCTCCGACtactataaagaaaaaataatgcagAGGCAGCGCGAAGCGGAAAGATTTGAAGAACGTTTCCAAGAGCGTCAACAGGCACAGCTACAGCTAAAAAAAGCGGAGGATCGTAAAAAAAATACGAGTTAATAGAAAAACTGCTATCGAAATAAAAAACTCGTTACTAAAATTGAATTGTAGTTGTTactttcatgtttttttcttaaagttttgaaggtTGCGGTCGTTAGTATCATTTGATGGAAGTTTGCTCAAGTGAACTCAAAAAGTGATGCTGGTTTGATGCATTTATGAATGATTGCCGAAATTGATGGTGCGATGTGAATCATTTCTGCAAAGACATTTTTGTGAATTAAcgcaaaaaaatatgtaaatacataggttgaaaaaagaaattcaactttGGTGGGTagcttataattttaattataactaaattatatttgtttgacACAGATATGTAAACAATGTTTCACGACGATTCCGGGATGTATTCAATTCgggattttcataaaattcgaaACGATTGCGTGCTTCTCATCAGATGAAGAATCATCAGAGCTCATTAAGCAATCAAGTTCTGATGATGAACTGCTTTCTTCACTGCTTGATGATGAGTCCAATAAATACTCTAATAGgatctgaaataaaaaacatattatttttggcaagaagtttaaaatttaataacttctaccttttttgtttcgttatccattttaatttttttcttttaagtaattattctttttgttgacagctgattttgacataagtatGCTTGCACAGATACCAActtggaaatttaaaataagagtgCATATAATAGTGAACATATGTTTTATTCACACTTTCCATTACTGCACTTACTTTCCATTACTGCACAAGCTTataatttaccaataaaatacGCCTACTATTTCATTCTCTCCCGAACTTTCGTTggtctttttttaacatttttaggttGTTTTCTGGTTTGTATTTCGATTAATTACATTAATTGGGCTCTTGGTTTAATGCTGTGTTTTTAACatgtttatatattatatatttatcaaaccatatacatacatatgtcaaaTTAATATGTTGTGTATTTCCCTAATGGCATTTAATTGTTCATGAAGATGCAGCGTAAGTATTTCTTACATTTCACTCTGCACCCAACTTAATGTTTccatttcatttcaaataattCGCACATGTTTATATTTCGTTAAGCtaccaacaacaatatttaaaaacatttccaaaCTTTCGTTAAATCTGTCAAATTTTCGAGTGTCAAAAGAAAATTAGCAAAAAAATTCCCACTCTATCTTGTGTCTTGTCTACTGAActgaaattgaaagaaaaagaaaaattggtgtggttctttttctttatgaaactctttaattttaattatagaaTATTGTGCTGATGAAATGTggaatataattaataaattctactataaactaattatttatattagattaaattttaagttctaATTTTATCCTTTTTAAAACACAAGCTATTGCGTTCTTCAACTACAAGAAACTTTATACTTACTTCACTAAGAGCATtctcttatttaaataaatatctcaaTACGACACAAAAACGTATAAAACCACAAGAGATAAGAATGGAAACACCTAAGAAGGGCGATGAGGCAGAGACAACTCTGCCCGTGTTGACACCTAAAGTTGCAGGAGGCTCTCAGCGTGTTATAAAACAAATCATGGTTATAGATCCCAACAAGCTGAGATTGGCTGGGCTGGATGTCAAGATGGCAGAAGCCCTGAAAAAAGCCAAAAAGAAGACGCAACCCAAGGCAAAGGAAAGTAAACTAGCAGCGGCCAAGAGTATACTCAATAAAAAGCTAAAGGAAGCTCTTTCAAAGAAAGATGCAGCCCCTGCACCAGCATCCCCACAAACCCcagtcaaaaatgtaaaatctgTCGATGAAGCAGCGGCGGCGCCAAAACTTTCACCTTCGGACAAAAAACAAGCCGGGAAAGCAAAGCCAAAAATATGTGTTGCAACATTGAAGTCACTGATGCCACCTCCGTCGTTCCCAGTTTCTTCCCTGATTTCCCCTACCCAAACGGTCGAAATAAAAGTCCTCAAATCACAGAAGACCAAACAGTCGATTGAGGTAAAGATTGTGGATGCCAGTGTCGAGAAACCACAGAAAATTGATGTCTTCCCCAAAGCATCGTTGAAGCCTCAAACTGTACCAAAAACAGAGGTGACTAAACCAGAAGTAAAAGTCAAATGCTATGAGAggaaaaaatcgaatatttCTCAAAGCAAAGATCAACCTAAGGAGATTTCAGCCCCTGTCAGCCAACCAgaagaaacaacaacacaaactgTAATTGTTCACATAGAATCCAATACGAAATCAACAGAGGAACCCACAAAGGAACCTCCCAAAAAGAGTAATCTGGAGTTGGATTCTGTTCCCAAGAAAACCGCGATCAATGTTGTTCAaggtttaaaaaacacaaaacacataGAATCCAATAATAAGAAAACAGAGACACCAAGAAAGGAATCTACCAAGGAGAAAGATGCCTCGGAGTCTGATCTTCACAAAACCGTGACCAATGTGACTGAAGCTGttacaaacacaaaacaaaaggaAGCTACTAAAAAAACAGAGAAACCTAGAAAGGTGTCTCACAAAGAGAAAGATGCCTCAGAGTCTGATCTTCAAGAAACTCAAAGCAATGCCGGTGAACCTCTCAAAAACACACCAGTACAAATTGTCACTTCTAAACCTCCACCAAAAGAAGACAAATCTCTAAAAGAAACTATCATTGAAGTTATTCCAAGCGAAGAAGAATCCTTGGTCCCAGAATTAGAAATTTCAACAAATATGGTTTCAGTATCGCCAATTCCTTTGAAATCACTTCCAGTCACACCTGATACGAGTCTGAAAATAGTCAGCTCCTCCACACCCATCCGCCAAAAATCCTTGCCCAAAGTCATTGAGAGCAAAGTCCTATCGCCCGGAGAGAAAATCGATCTGAGTATTCTGACACAAAAAACACCCACTGCTCTTACAATACCCAAAAAACGGTACAAACTCGACCAGAATTGGATATCTTCTGAATCAAATCAAGCAGAATCGATTTATATTAATATGTCACAAGTAGTAGTAGAACCGAGTCCTCCTCCGAGGGACGTGGAAGACCAGCATCAGGAATCAGCTGTTGATTTCATCAAcaatctttctttgttctttgcGGAGAGCCCAAAAAATAAATCCCTAAATAAGTCGGTTCCGGATATTTTGACCAAGGAGTGCAGTGAAGATGCAACTAGTTTTTTGGTATCTCTATTCCAACAAAAGCAGGAAGCATCTCCAAAGATGACGACACAAACAAAGCCATCGTCACAGGAAAATCAAggtaataaaaataactttacaaaaaagtgtcaagttgaaattttaatgtttttaattctttgtcaTTTAAAGGTTCAAAAGCGGTTGCAGTAAAAAGTCCTTCTCAGGATGAAAAGAAGATTCCTGTAAAAAAAGAGACGAGTTCCAAAAATGTTGTAGAAACATCAAAAAACCAAGTTTTAGACTTGGATGAAAGCAAATCACAAAATGAGGAAAGAAGTGCTCACAAAAATGAACAACTTGTTGTAAAGACGCTGCATGAGACCACTTTGGATGCTTCAAAAAGCCTATCCAGGCTACACAAGGAGGAACAAACAATTCAAGAAAGCAAATCCATTTCAAAAACAGAGATAGACAAACCACCTAAAGGCTCCATAGAAACAAATAGTTGTCCAGCCAAAACTGATTTAAATTCAACTCTTCGTTCAACAGAAGACGAAGAGAAAGAGCTTCCATCTGTTCCCATCAGTGTGAGCTCAAAAACTTCTTCGTTGCCTAAGTCATCGATTGAATCAGTTcaaaaaccaa
It encodes:
- the LOC129952101 gene encoding uncharacterized protein LOC129952101 — encoded protein: MEKRSKRWTTDETKAFLHFYAARKEQFSHPRKKRSAYGSIVEDMIAAGFDSGLTSRHLEVKMQTLLRAYRDAKDNNGRTGASPCIAPFLEEMDELFGKKPNFAKSDSYNFGAKSVSVRG